In a genomic window of Sutcliffiella sp. FSL R7-0096:
- the tsf gene encoding translation elongation factor Ts, giving the protein MAVTAQMVKELREKTGAGMMDCKKALTETNGDMEKAIDFLREKGIAKAAKKTDRIAAEGLTAIVTKGNEAVILEVNSETDFVAKNEGFKTLVNELGEFLISNKPESVEVALEAKMDNGVAVSEHINSAIAKIGEKLTLRRYTIVTKTDADAFGAYLHMGGRIGVLTLLEGTTDEAAAKDVAMHIAAINPKYISRDEVSQEEADRERKVLTEQALNEGKPENIVAKMVEGRLGKYFEDICLLDQTFVKNPDMKVRQFVESKGATVKSFIRYEVGEGIEKRQDNFAEEVMSQVKK; this is encoded by the coding sequence ATGGCTGTTACTGCTCAAATGGTAAAAGAATTACGTGAAAAAACTGGCGCTGGCATGATGGATTGCAAAAAAGCGTTAACGGAAACAAACGGAGACATGGAAAAAGCAATCGATTTCTTGCGTGAGAAAGGTATTGCTAAAGCTGCAAAGAAAACAGATCGTATCGCTGCTGAAGGTCTAACTGCCATCGTAACTAAAGGAAACGAAGCGGTTATCCTTGAAGTGAACTCCGAGACTGACTTTGTTGCGAAAAACGAAGGTTTCAAAACCCTTGTAAATGAATTAGGAGAATTCCTTATCTCCAACAAGCCGGAGTCTGTAGAAGTAGCTCTTGAAGCAAAAATGGACAACGGTGTTGCAGTTTCTGAACACATCAACTCTGCAATCGCTAAAATTGGTGAGAAATTGACTCTTCGTCGCTACACTATCGTAACAAAAACTGACGCAGACGCATTCGGTGCATACTTGCACATGGGCGGACGCATCGGTGTATTAACTCTTCTTGAAGGCACTACTGATGAAGCTGCAGCAAAAGACGTTGCTATGCACATCGCTGCCATCAACCCTAAATACATCTCTCGTGACGAAGTTTCCCAAGAAGAAGCTGACCGCGAGCGCAAAGTATTAACTGAACAAGCTCTAAACGAAGGTAAGCCTGAAAACATCGTAGCTAAAATGGTTGAAGGGCGTCTTGGAAAATACTTCGAAGATATCTGCCTACTAGATCAAACTTTCGTTAAGAACCCTGACATGAAAGTGCGTCAATTCGTAGAAAGCAAAGGCGCTACTGTAAAATCCTTCATCCGTTACGAAGTTGGAGAAGGAATCGAAAAACGTCAAGACAACTTTGCTGAAGAAGTAATGAGCCAAGTTAAAAAATAA
- the rpsB gene encoding 30S ribosomal protein S2 produces the protein MSVISMKQLLEAGVHFGHQTRRWNPKMKRYIFTERNGIYIIDLQKTVKKVEEAYNFVKELAGNGGTVLFVGTKKQAQDSVKEEAERSGMYYVNQRWLGGTLTNFETIQKRISRLKAIEKMQEDGTFEVLPKKEVVMLKKELERLEKFLGGIKDMKGLPDALFIIDPRKERIAVAEARKLNIPIVGIVDTNCDPDEIDVVIPANDDAIRAVKLLTGKMADAILEAKQGEETATTTA, from the coding sequence ATGTCAGTAATTTCTATGAAGCAACTATTAGAAGCTGGTGTACACTTCGGTCACCAAACTCGTCGCTGGAACCCAAAAATGAAGAGATACATCTTCACTGAGCGTAACGGCATCTACATCATCGACCTTCAAAAGACTGTTAAAAAGGTTGAAGAAGCTTACAACTTCGTTAAAGAACTTGCAGGTAACGGCGGAACAGTATTATTCGTTGGTACTAAAAAGCAAGCTCAAGATTCTGTGAAGGAAGAAGCAGAACGTTCTGGAATGTACTATGTTAACCAACGTTGGTTAGGTGGAACATTAACTAACTTTGAAACAATCCAAAAGCGTATCTCCCGTCTTAAAGCAATTGAAAAAATGCAAGAAGACGGTACTTTCGAAGTACTTCCTAAGAAAGAAGTTGTAATGTTGAAGAAAGAGCTTGAGCGTCTTGAGAAATTCTTAGGCGGTATCAAGGACATGAAAGGTCTTCCTGATGCATTGTTCATCATCGACCCACGCAAAGAGCGTATCGCTGTTGCGGAAGCAAGAAAATTAAACATCCCTATCGTTGGTATCGTTGACACTAACTGTGATCCAGACGAGATCGATGTTGTAATTCCTGCAAACGACGATGCTATTCGCGCGGTTAAACTATTAACTGGTAAAATGGCAGACGCTATCTTGGAAGCTAAACAAGGCGAAGAGACAGCTACAACTACTGCATAA
- a CDS encoding chemotaxis protein CheD translates to MLELATVVKVGIAEMGIVKAPQLIRTSGLGSCVGVVIFDPTSKTAGMVHVMLPDSSLSRLTAINVNKYADTGIVHLVDSLLLKGLKPYSMKAKIAGGAQMFQFNSPTSEMMRIGPRNVEAVKGKLAALHIPLLSEDCGGNNGRTIEFNPENGKLMIKTVNKGIRYI, encoded by the coding sequence ATGCTAGAGCTTGCAACTGTCGTTAAAGTAGGTATTGCAGAAATGGGTATAGTCAAGGCTCCGCAACTTATTCGTACATCAGGTCTTGGCTCCTGTGTTGGGGTTGTTATTTTTGATCCCACCTCTAAAACTGCCGGAATGGTCCATGTGATGCTGCCTGATTCAAGCTTGTCCCGGCTGACAGCTATCAATGTGAACAAATATGCAGATACGGGAATCGTACATCTAGTGGACTCACTCCTTCTAAAGGGGTTGAAGCCTTATAGCATGAAGGCCAAGATTGCAGGTGGGGCACAGATGTTTCAATTCAATAGCCCAACCAGTGAGATGATGAGGATCGGACCGAGAAATGTGGAAGCGGTAAAAGGGAAATTGGCAGCCTTGCATATTCCACTTCTCAGTGAAGATTGTGGAGGAAACAACGGAAGGACCATAGAGTTTAATCCTGAAAATGGGAAATTGATGATAAAAACAGTAAATAAAGGTATTCGTTACATCTAA
- a CDS encoding FliA/WhiG family RNA polymerase sigma factor, which produces MTTSTSTNDSTYWNLWKTKKDPDAGDFLVKKYMPLVHYHVQRISTGLPKSVKREELKSLAFMGLFDAIEKFDPSRDLKFDTYASFRIRGSIIDGLRKEDWLPRSVREKAKRIESTLEKLEQSLMRNATLEEVALHLGMPEEEVATVLHEVFYSNILSMDEMPKENDEVSQGAYVLKDDKTISPEEELIKSEAIQQLIRHIESLTENEQIVISLFYKEELTLTEIGQVLGLTTSRISQIHSKAIVKLRKQLDPVW; this is translated from the coding sequence ATGACTACTTCAACTTCAACGAACGATTCCACTTACTGGAATCTGTGGAAAACCAAAAAAGATCCCGACGCTGGAGATTTTCTTGTAAAAAAATATATGCCTCTTGTCCATTACCATGTGCAGCGGATTTCAACTGGCCTTCCCAAAAGTGTGAAAAGGGAAGAATTGAAAAGCTTGGCTTTCATGGGCTTGTTTGATGCTATCGAAAAATTTGACCCTTCGCGGGACCTGAAATTTGATACATATGCTTCTTTTAGGATCAGAGGTTCTATTATAGATGGATTAAGAAAAGAGGATTGGCTGCCAAGGAGTGTAAGGGAGAAGGCAAAACGAATTGAGTCCACTTTGGAGAAGCTTGAACAAAGCCTGATGAGGAATGCGACCTTGGAAGAAGTGGCATTGCATCTCGGTATGCCAGAAGAAGAAGTGGCAACCGTCCTGCATGAGGTATTCTACTCCAACATCCTCTCCATGGACGAAATGCCGAAGGAGAACGATGAAGTGTCCCAAGGCGCATATGTCCTCAAGGACGATAAGACCATCTCTCCTGAGGAGGAACTCATCAAGTCCGAAGCCATACAGCAACTCATCCGTCATATTGAAAGTTTGACAGAGAATGAGCAAATTGTAATCAGCTTGTTTTATAAAGAAGAACTGACACTTACAGAAATTGGACAAGTACTGGGACTTACCACATCCCGTATCTCCCAGATACATTCCAAAGCAATCGTTAAATTAAGGAAGCAACTAGATCCTGTATGGTAA
- a CDS encoding chemotaxis protein CheA, whose amino-acid sequence MDLNQYLDIFLEESKEHLQTINNRLLELEKQPENIEIVNEIFRSAHTLKGMSATMGYEDLASLTHQMENVLDMIRNSKLTVTANLLDVIFRSVEYLEEMVISISEGGDGKKDVKDVVALLVKIEKGEEYLALEASGVKDSNDHSFDSYELTIMQQSEELGYFPYEVTVSLRQDCLLKAARVFMVFEVVEGIGEVIKSNPSVEMLEEEKFDHSFQITMVAKEEASSIEAKIMKVSELDHVKVIKLDTKSLSTTEMESQTETAIQEAISAQEEAASAAVLIKKPEEKATPSKGNALSNKTIRVSIDRLDGLMNLFEELVIDRGRLEQISKELNESELTETVERMSRISNDLQNIILNMRMVPIETVFNRFPRMVRQLARDLGKKVDIDIIGAETELDRTVMDEIGDPLVHLLRNAIDHGIETPEVRNAKGKSEEGKITLKAYHSGNHVLIEIIDNGAGISRVKVLNKAISKGVIAEQDAERLSDQEVYQLILSSGFSTAEVISDISGRGVGLDVVKNTIESLGGRITIDSAEGKGTTFSIQLPLTLSIISVLLTEIENEKYAIPLSSIIETAIIKKEEILTAHNQEVIDFRGKIVPVIHLDKVFQVEKDRKEDNRPELYSLVLVKKGERIAALVVDSFIGQQEVVLKALGQYLNSTFAISGATILGDGQVALIVDCNALIK is encoded by the coding sequence ATGGACTTAAACCAATATTTAGATATTTTTCTAGAAGAGAGCAAGGAGCATTTGCAAACGATCAATAATCGGTTATTGGAGTTGGAGAAACAACCGGAAAACATTGAAATTGTAAATGAGATTTTCCGTTCTGCGCACACCCTTAAAGGAATGTCCGCAACAATGGGGTATGAGGACCTTGCCAGTCTGACCCATCAAATGGAGAATGTGCTCGATATGATTCGTAATAGCAAATTGACTGTCACTGCTAATCTATTAGATGTTATTTTCCGCTCTGTTGAGTACCTGGAAGAGATGGTGATTTCCATTTCAGAAGGAGGGGACGGAAAAAAAGATGTGAAGGATGTGGTCGCTCTCCTTGTTAAAATCGAAAAAGGGGAAGAGTACTTGGCACTGGAAGCATCAGGGGTCAAGGACAGCAATGATCATTCTTTTGACTCCTATGAACTTACAATCATGCAGCAATCAGAAGAACTGGGCTACTTCCCATATGAGGTCACTGTCAGTCTTAGGCAGGATTGCCTTCTGAAGGCTGCCAGAGTATTCATGGTGTTTGAAGTGGTGGAAGGAATCGGGGAAGTGATAAAAAGCAACCCTTCCGTGGAAATGTTGGAAGAGGAGAAATTTGATCACAGCTTCCAGATTACGATGGTCGCAAAAGAAGAGGCAAGTAGCATAGAAGCAAAAATCATGAAGGTTTCAGAACTTGATCATGTGAAAGTTATCAAGCTGGATACTAAATCGCTCTCAACGACAGAAATGGAAAGTCAGACAGAGACAGCCATCCAAGAGGCTATATCGGCCCAGGAAGAAGCAGCTTCAGCAGCCGTCCTTATAAAGAAGCCTGAAGAAAAGGCAACCCCGTCCAAAGGGAATGCTTTATCCAATAAAACCATCAGAGTAAGCATCGATCGTTTGGATGGCTTGATGAATCTATTTGAAGAACTGGTTATCGACAGAGGTAGACTAGAGCAGATCTCCAAGGAACTTAATGAATCAGAATTAACTGAAACGGTTGAAAGAATGTCGCGGATTTCCAATGACCTTCAGAATATCATCTTGAACATGCGTATGGTTCCTATTGAAACAGTCTTTAACAGATTCCCTAGAATGGTAAGGCAATTAGCGAGAGACTTAGGCAAAAAAGTGGATATCGATATTATAGGCGCGGAAACCGAGCTTGATAGGACAGTGATGGATGAAATTGGGGATCCATTGGTCCACCTTTTACGTAACGCGATCGACCATGGCATTGAAACTCCGGAAGTGCGAAATGCAAAGGGGAAGTCTGAGGAAGGAAAAATCACCCTAAAAGCCTACCATAGTGGAAATCATGTTTTGATTGAAATCATCGATAATGGTGCAGGTATTTCGAGAGTGAAAGTACTTAACAAAGCAATAAGTAAAGGGGTCATTGCTGAACAGGATGCAGAAAGGCTGAGTGACCAGGAAGTCTATCAATTGATCCTATCGTCAGGTTTCTCCACTGCGGAAGTCATTTCCGACATATCAGGTCGAGGAGTTGGCTTGGATGTAGTGAAGAACACGATCGAATCACTTGGAGGAAGAATCACGATTGATTCGGCAGAAGGAAAAGGAACGACTTTTTCCATTCAGCTGCCATTAACCCTTTCCATCATCTCTGTTTTATTGACAGAGATTGAAAACGAAAAATATGCGATTCCGCTATCTTCCATCATTGAGACGGCCATTATAAAAAAAGAAGAAATCTTGACAGCTCACAATCAGGAAGTAATTGATTTTAGAGGCAAAATTGTACCGGTAATTCATTTAGATAAAGTTTTCCAGGTGGAAAAAGATAGAAAAGAAGACAATCGACCGGAACTATATTCTCTTGTTCTAGTGAAAAAAGGGGAACGGATAGCAGCATTGGTAGTAGATTCATTTATCGGTCAGCAGGAAGTGGTCCTAAAGGCATTAGGGCAATATCTGAACTCCACATTTGCGATTAGCGGGGCGACCATCCTAGGGGATGGCCAAGTAGCACTTATTGTAGATTGTAACGCGTTGATTAAATAA
- a CDS encoding chemotaxis protein CheW translates to MQETLQKMKLIVFELKGEEYAIPVQQVRSIEKLMPITRVPNVAPYIKGVINLRGVIIPIVDLRSRFDLEITSPSESSRIIITVIEDMEVGFIVDAANDVIDITEDTIEPAPDVVGSVENKYVKGVVKIDKRLFVCLDLDEVLQLEQLKG, encoded by the coding sequence ATGCAGGAAACCTTACAGAAGATGAAGCTTATCGTTTTCGAGCTAAAGGGAGAGGAATATGCCATCCCTGTACAGCAAGTACGTTCCATTGAAAAGTTGATGCCAATAACGCGTGTACCCAATGTCGCTCCATATATTAAAGGGGTTATCAATCTTAGAGGAGTCATCATTCCCATCGTAGATCTGCGTTCCCGCTTTGATTTAGAGATAACTTCCCCTTCGGAATCATCCCGGATCATCATTACCGTTATTGAGGATATGGAGGTTGGATTTATTGTGGATGCAGCAAATGACGTCATTGATATAACGGAAGATACAATAGAGCCTGCACCGGATGTTGTTGGCTCTGTGGAGAACAAATATGTAAAAGGTGTTGTGAAAATCGATAAAAGACTTTTCGTATGTCTAGATTTAGATGAAGTCCTCCAACTGGAACAGCTCAAGGGATGA
- a CDS encoding chemotaxis protein CheC — MNNIEKLNELDLLKELGNIGAGNAATALSQLLDKEINMNVPLARIVSFNEMMDLMGGSDRPVAAVFLRMEGELSGSLFFVLSIDDATKLVKQLIQDNQLTEQNLPSHELGLSALQEVGNIISAHYLTALSECIGLVVTPSVPQVTIDMVGAIVVTGLLEISHFSDHSIFIDTELTETTDNLVQKTKGHFFLIPYPDSFEKILAALGEK, encoded by the coding sequence ATGAATAATATAGAGAAACTGAATGAATTGGATCTCCTTAAAGAATTGGGAAACATAGGGGCTGGGAATGCTGCGACCGCCTTGTCCCAGCTGCTAGATAAAGAGATAAATATGAATGTTCCACTCGCGCGAATAGTCTCGTTCAACGAAATGATGGACCTCATGGGGGGCTCCGACAGACCTGTTGCAGCTGTATTCTTGCGAATGGAAGGAGAGTTGTCGGGAAGTCTATTCTTTGTCCTTTCCATTGACGATGCCACTAAGCTTGTCAAGCAACTCATACAAGATAATCAGTTAACCGAGCAGAACCTTCCATCCCATGAACTTGGCCTATCCGCTCTTCAAGAGGTTGGAAATATCATATCCGCACATTATTTGACTGCGTTATCAGAATGCATAGGGTTAGTGGTGACTCCTTCAGTGCCACAGGTAACCATTGACATGGTAGGGGCTATTGTTGTCACAGGTCTCTTGGAAATATCCCATTTCAGTGACCATTCTATTTTCATCGATACAGAATTGACGGAAACGACGGATAATCTGGTTCAAAAGACAAAAGGCCATTTTTTCCTTATCCCCTATCCTGATTCGTTCGAGAAAATCCTGGCAGCTTTGGGTGAGAAATAA
- a CDS encoding chemotaxis response regulator protein-glutamate methylesterase translates to MEKVKVLITDDSIFMRKLLSDLLDKHPLIEVVATAKNGIEALEKIHEYSPDVVTLDVEMPRMNGLQALDKIMQDYPVPIIMLSSTTAEGSLNTIIAMEKGAVDFVAKPSGSISLDIHKVKEELIEKILLASKTNVRVLHPERKKEGKALSKLVKYSKMDLLEKLANTEPSLVCVGTSTGGPRALQAILTKMPKSFPAPVFIVQHMPKHFTKSLANRLDSMSAITVVEAIHNQTVEAGTAYIAPGDFHMEVIKHRGNLVIQLLDSAPLKGHRPSVDVLFTSISKLANHKKVAVILTGMGNDGTAGLRQMKEKDVGCTLALAESEGSSIVFGMPKAAIQTGFVDEVLDLDDVAQRIQQYIYS, encoded by the coding sequence AGTTGTTATCGGATCTATTGGATAAACATCCATTGATCGAAGTGGTGGCAACTGCGAAAAATGGAATAGAAGCATTGGAGAAGATCCATGAATATTCCCCTGATGTCGTTACATTGGATGTAGAGATGCCCAGAATGAACGGTTTGCAGGCTTTGGATAAAATAATGCAAGACTACCCTGTACCAATTATCATGCTTTCGAGTACCACTGCAGAAGGATCGTTAAACACCATTATTGCCATGGAAAAAGGAGCAGTGGACTTTGTGGCCAAACCCTCTGGCTCAATATCCTTGGACATTCACAAAGTAAAAGAAGAACTGATCGAGAAAATCCTTCTTGCATCCAAGACAAATGTCCGTGTTTTACATCCGGAAAGGAAAAAAGAGGGGAAAGCACTGTCCAAATTGGTGAAGTATAGTAAAATGGACCTATTGGAAAAATTGGCCAACACCGAACCTTCTTTGGTTTGCGTTGGTACATCCACCGGTGGTCCGAGAGCTTTACAAGCAATATTGACAAAGATGCCCAAGTCGTTTCCTGCTCCTGTATTCATTGTGCAGCATATGCCGAAGCATTTTACAAAATCGCTTGCTAACAGGCTTGACTCCATGAGTGCCATTACCGTGGTGGAAGCGATACATAATCAAACCGTGGAAGCGGGAACAGCTTACATTGCACCAGGAGATTTCCACATGGAAGTAATTAAACACAGAGGGAACTTGGTCATCCAACTTCTTGATTCTGCTCCACTTAAAGGTCATCGCCCTTCTGTTGATGTATTATTTACATCCATCAGCAAGCTTGCGAACCATAAAAAAGTTGCGGTGATTCTAACTGGAATGGGTAATGATGGAACAGCTGGTCTTAGGCAAATGAAGGAAAAGGATGTGGGGTGTACATTGGCACTTGCAGAATCAGAGGGCTCATCCATTGTGTTCGGAATGCCGAAAGCTGCTATCCAGACAGGTTTTGTAGATGAAGTCCTCGATTTGGACGACGTTGCGCAAAGGATTCAACAATACATATATTCATAG